The Nostoc sp. 'Lobaria pulmonaria (5183) cyanobiont' DNA window AGTCTTACGGACAATGGATGCAACTGAGTGTGTTTGAGTGCGATATCACTCCCACTCAGTATGCTAAACTGCGATCGCGTTTAGCTAAATTGATTAAACCCGACACTGACAGCGTGCGTTTTTATTTTCTCTGTGGCTGTTGTCAGCGAAAAGTCGAACGCATTGGCGGAGAACAGCCACGAGACGAAACAATTTTCTTTGCTGAGTCTCCTTCTAGCTAGGTTTCTGCATCTCTAATGCGCGGAAGGGTAGATGTAGAAATTTCACAGCCATAAAAAAGTGCTTCTATCCCAACTCCAGTAATACTTTCAAGCCATTAGTCGCCTAATTCTCATCCGCGCAATCTCTGAAATGCTTATCAAAATACGATTTCAGT harbors:
- the cas2 gene encoding CRISPR-associated endonuclease Cas2; protein product: MYIVVSYDIPEDKRRTKIHSILKSYGQWMQLSVFECDITPTQYAKLRSRLAKLIKPDTDSVRFYFLCGCCQRKVERIGGEQPRDETIFFAESPSS